Proteins found in one Aethina tumida isolate Nest 87 chromosome 1, icAetTumi1.1, whole genome shotgun sequence genomic segment:
- the LOC109600400 gene encoding GTPase Era, mitochondrial, whose protein sequence is MFFKILTQHNIQILQLTQKRLCTTEVQQLVNSTIVNPERLLKVAIIGKPNAGKSTFINHLMDRKVCPTSRRVHTTRHKSSAIFTSDDAQIVFLDTPGLVNDRELKKFNLEKSFTKDCKSSLQEADIIGVIHDASDAYTREVLDIKVIKSLESHKNTPSFLVLNKVDLLKSKRKLLDLTRLLTENCLDGKPNSKMSTKIKTDKRGWPYFKDIFMVSSLMGNGIREVKNYLINQAKPNKWLFPPEMWTNEAPESLIIKAVQAQLLNFLPQEIPYILKPTLEFYEVNETGKISCVVLVKAPSERVSKLVAGAGDGRLRQITEIVQNDLQLAFKNYVRIQIVMDYPNKED, encoded by the exons atgttttttaaaatattaacgcaACATAATATTCAGATATTACAATTAACACAAAAACGATTATGTACTACAGAAGTTCAACAATTAGTGAATTCAACAATTGTCAATCCTGAGAGATTATTAAAAGTTGCAATAATTGGAAAGCCGAATGCAGGGAAAAGCACTTTTATTAACCATTTAATGGACCGAAAG gtTTGCCCTACATCAAGAAGGGTTCACACTACTAGACATAAGTCATCGGCAATATTCACTAGTGATGATGCACAGATTGTCTTTTTGGACACACCTGGATTAGTTAATGATAGGGAACTAAAAAA ATTTAATTTAGAGAAATCATTTActaaagattgcaaatcaagtCTACAAGAAGCTGACATAATTGGAGTTATTCATGATGCTTCTGATGCTTACACAAGAGAAGTCTTGGATATTAAAGTTATCAAATCATTAGaatcacataaaaatacaCCCAGTTTTTTGGTATTAAATAAG GTTGACCTACTAAAGTcaaaaagaaaacttttagATTTAACTAGACTGCTAACTGAAAATTGTTTAGACGGAAAACCAAATAGTAAAATGtccacaaaaattaaaactgataaaaGAGGCTGGCCATACTTCAAAGACATATTTATGGTTTCATCATTGATGg GAAATGGAATAAgagaagttaaaaattatttaataaatcaggcAAAACCAAACAAATGGTTGTTTCCACCTGAAATGTGGACTAATGAGGCACCtgaatcattaataattaaagctgTTCAAGCACAGCTTCTCAATTTTCTACCACAAGAAattccatatattttaaaacccacacttgaattttatgaagttAATGAAACTG gtAAAATTTCTTGTGTTGTTTTGGTAAAAGCTCCATCAGAGAGGGTATCAAAATTAGTGGCGGGGGCAGGTGACGGCAGACTGAGACAAATTACAGAAATTGTGCAGAATGATTTACAATTggcctttaaaaattatgtaaggaTTCAAATTGTGATGGATTATCCCAACAAAGAAGATTAA
- the LOC109599947 gene encoding sepiapterin reductase, translating to MEYEKKYDDFTLDWSKPILVCITGASRGIGRQIAVDFASRCNPASKFILLARDVKALEETKSLLVQANSSLPSSNVTVINNDLANPGITPFNDTLDHVLSDINMDEFNSAYLVHNAGTVGNLKEAVSLDDPQEWRKHFDINFVSATLLTSAFVTKLRRRIKRLVLVNITSLCGRLPFKDMAMYGTMKAARDQYFRVVALENPTPIVTVLNYSPGPVDTDMYNSVAENASNAEVRKMFTDGKANILTTKQTVSKFIEILLKDDYESGTTIDYFDAEWELRKTCLETVKNVPPFSQQIKE from the coding sequence ATGGAGTACGAAAAAAAGTATGACGATTTCACGTTGGATTGGTCTAAGCCGATCCTGGTTTGTATAACGGGTGCGTCGCGTGGCATTGGTCGACAAATCGCCGTTGATTTTGCGTCGCGGTGCAATCCTGCCTCGAAATTTATCCTGCTGGCTCGGGACGTAAAAGCCTTGGAGGAAACAAAAAGTCTTTTAGTCCAGGCCAATTCGTCACTTCCGTCCTCCAACGTCACCGTCATAAACAACGATCTGGCTAACCCCGGTATAACTCCCTTCAACGACACATTAGATCACGTTTTGTCCGATATAAATATGGACGAATTCAACAGTGCTTACCTCGTTCATAACGCAGGGACGGTGGGTAATTTGAAAGAGGCCGTGTCTTTGGACGATCCGCAAGAGTGGCGCAAACACTTTGACATCAATTTCGTCTCCGCCACCCTCCTGACCTCCGCCTTTGTTACCAAGTTGCGTCGTCGCATCAAACGCCTTGTGTTGGTTAACATCACATCGCTGTGCGGCCGGTTACCGTTCAAAGACATGGCAATGTATGGTACAATGAAGGCGGCCCGCGATCAGTACTTTAGGGTCGTGGCCCTGGAAAATCCAACACCGATCGTTACCGTATTGAATTACTCCCCCGGGCCGGTCGACACCGACATGTACAACTCTGTGGCCGAGAATGCCTCCAATGCAGAAGTTAGGAAGATGTTCACGGATGGGAAGGCCAATATTTTGACGACCAAACAAACCGTCTCCAAGTTTATCGAGATTTTGCTGAAGGACGATTACGAATCCGGCACTACGATTGATTATTTCGATGCCGAGTGGGAGTTGAGAAAGACCTGTCTGGAGACGGTCAAGAATGTTCCTCCTTTCTCCCAAcagataaaagaataa
- the LOC109599576 gene encoding coiled-coil domain-containing protein 32: MDPWANCQTDVIISETPVTLNFEDNFSPCQDDRLPDSEEYLAVLEEKLRKIRSDPDVLKQLAAKREACMQQLLLADAHYDSEETLELDAPVTTSHIVRALYPERQAISQGEVVELVKYDQLTNDDDDSENDGSVSVAEAEDNRSP, from the exons ATGGATCCGTGGGCGAATTGTCAGACAGATGTCATAATTTCGGAAACTCCAGTAACTCTAAATTTCGAGGATAATTTCTCACCGTGTCAAGACGACAGACTACCCGATTCCGAAGAATACTTGGCTGTTCTTG AGGAGAAATTGCGCAAGATCCGTTCGGATCCGGACGTCCTGAAGCAGTTGGCCGCCAAGAGGGAAGCTTGTATGCAACAACTGCTACTCGCTGACGCTCACTACGATAGCGAAGAAACCCTCGAACTCGACGCGCCGGTCACTACTTCGCACATTGTCCGCGCCCTATATCCCGAACGACAGGCCATCAGCCAAGGCGAGGTGGTCGAACTGGTGAAGTACGATCAACTGACTAACGACGACGATGATTCGGAAAATGATGGTAGCGTAAGCGTTGCTGAGGCAGAGGACAATCGCTCGCCCTAG
- the LOC109600373 gene encoding serine/threonine-protein kinase 11-interacting protein has translation MEITDISQLANLLRPASKEVFCGKGKLCLSINYLNKLNTLLDEIALNGDMSSSFHTLQSTNNTVNQRDVQFLEELLQRTASLKIVPDIVNNECNIDISKFKNLRNLEVQKLNTKTLLGIQKLRCQLKRITFTRSVNSIAEILDKCAADNTNRFTWSELKQASFTQNKLVEIDDSFECTPWLHTLDLSHNELTDVSLLSCLPNLKHLNLSYNKLESVPLFRGLICTRLQSLILKHNFIEDIGALSHVINIVQVDLSQNCVLDHKSLLAVSHLVSLQMLNLQGNPLSYHPHHRNIACNYLNKNTATTRFSLDGVALSNSEKSLVGTLYPIKQKSMSSSHNSSEEGNLNSISERSRRVRNVTIEDDSFIKEEVPVAVSPSTNSFQHLTIKKHVEQLRGEYGESWLHRESGLMVQDVLGLEKKQVPYSSTPYESAIDHLDVRDDISEIKSDNLVFETANDQSLENAEVAPPPASEPADSDVSDGEDVYLGGEESIYLAKIIDGDEVLVVVTQSHISERDCTTSKERARWHVNTVLTCEYFEESKTIVKVTFNTIRRDRKQRLYELEEDEARNLVNSIKDKIASQEPPEIKLINYKCMKCSETFSKNKIETLVEQPAVNCVKCDSNMVITVE, from the exons ATGGAAATAACAGACATATCACAATTGGCTAATCTGTTAAGGCCAGCAAGTAAAGAAGTCTTTTGTGGCAAGGGTAAACTATGTCTGTCGATTAACTACTTGAATAAACTTAACACCCTATTGGACGAAATAGCCTTGAATGGGGATATGAGCTCTTCATTTCATACTCTGCAATCCACAAATAATACAGTTAATCAAAGAGATGTGCAGTTTCTAGAAGAATTACTTCAGAGGACGGCCAGTTTGAAAATAGTGCCAGATATAGTGAACAATGAATGTAATATTGATATAAGTAAATTCAAGAATTTGAGGAATTTAgaagtacaaaaattaaatactaagaCACTGTTAGGAATTCAGAAGTTGAGATGTCAGTTAAAAAGGATTACTTTCACCCGTTCAGTGAACAGCATTGCAGAAATTCTGGATAAATGTGCTGCTGACAACACTAACCGTTTCACATGGAGTGAATTGAAACAAGCCagttttacacaaaataaattagtggaAATTGATGATAGTTTTGAATGTACCCCATGGTTACATACTCTGGATTTAAGTCACAATGAACTAACAGATGTTTCTTTATTGAGTTGTCTACCTAACttgaaacatttgaatttgtcatacAACAAACTGGAAAGTGTGCCATTGTTCAGAGGCCTGATTTGCACAAGATTGCag aGTCTGATTctgaaacataattttattgaggACATTGGTGCTTTGTCACATGTGATTAATATTGTACAGGTGGATTTAAGCCAAAACTGCGTTTTGGATCATAAATCTCTGCTGGCTGTCTCTCATTTAGTCTCTCTACAAATGCTGAATCTACAGGGCAACCCATTGAGTTACCACCCCCATCATAGGAATATTGCTTGTAATTACCTGAATAAAAATACGGCAACTACACGTTTCTCATTGGACGGCGTCGCCCTTTCAAATTCAGAAAAGTCTTTGGTGGGTACGCTTTATCcgataaaacaaaaatccaTGTCTTCCTCTCACAACTCCTCGGAGGAAGGTAATCTAAATTCGATATCGGAAAGAAGTCGCAGAGTTAGAAACGTCACCATCGAAGACGATTCGTTCATCAAGGAAGAAGTACCAGTTGCTGTAAGTCCCAGCACGAATTCGTTTCAGCATCTGACAATAAAGAAGCACGTGGAACAACTGAGAGGCGAATACGGCGAATCTTGGTTGCACAGGGAGTCCGGTTTAATGGTACAGGACGTCTTGGGTTTGGAAAAAAAACAGGTGCCTTATTCATCCACCCCCTACGAGTCTGCCATCGATCATTTAGACGTTCGTGATGATATATCCGAAATTAAATCGGACAACCTGGTTTTTGAGACGGCCAACGACCAATCGTTGGAAAACGCCGAAGTAGCACCACCACCAGCGTCAGAGCCTGCCGATTCTGACGTGTCTGATGGTGAGGATGTTTACCTGGGCGGAGAAGAGAGCATTTATTTGGCGAAAATAATCGATGGGGATGAGGTGCTTGTGGTCGTTACTCAGAGTCACATATCGGAAAGGGACTGCACGACAAGCAAGGAACGGGCGAGGTGGCACGTAAACACGGTTTTAACTTGTGAATATTTTGAGGAATCTAAGACAATAGTTAAAGTGACTTTTAATACGATAAGGCGGGACAGAAAGCAGAGATTGTACGAATTGGAAGAAGATGAAGCTAGAAATCTTGTTAATTCGATTAAAGATAAAATCGCGAGTCAAGAACCTCcagaaattaaactaattaattataaatgtatgaaatgctcggaaacatttagtaaaaataaaattgaaacgttAGTCGAACAACCTGCTGTTAATTGTGTTAAATGCGATAGTAATATGGTTATTACtgtagaataa
- the LOC109600356 gene encoding tubulin monoglutamylase TTLL4 isoform X1: protein MGDCNLTLTYSCPKTCKYSYSSWCPTCEIHSPRRRSRSETNEPRIECRKKCKDMKTFTPRKYHRSREYENMELEYDVKDGWSQTKDNWCESKDNRVECCRIRSNLCELPTSYISNNCQSMTTKLSSDTSDYVVKSKPLFNDINQLSSVQKEYKPIVMDNKLSPNKIDVLRPHYRLDQRLSSPRHSALPKTRTSPFHIKNELFRDNQNCDDYKNCREYCTLVDLKHHNIQDRSMCYDTSTYFNTGELDSFNLHDKYNTEMNRLKENLVTLKNSSPSIEKSPSDCNRFIQQMLEKYSDIPEPLVAKPYELKVKKPKEKQMLSPTAKQRSRISLKTRPAGAKFSNVKLRRNRPKVSSTPCLTQANTESEGYRSEDDNEPEADLDEADGGSEVSNAESVEDKKDESEETEISLNETGSGDACREWPVRQSLFPYIPPYISFSAHSAEHPTKFPLGGRFFKWKLTTITPILVRQTLTNSGFALVKSEFSRESNQWLGTWGKHMKSPMFRTLKETQKINHFPGTFQLGRKDRLWRNFQRLINKFGHKEFGFIPHTYVLPQELQLLKQNWEYKNGSGGEMWIIKPPASARGVGIKVINKWSQLPKKTSLVVQKYIAKPYLINGSKFDLRLYVLVTSFHPLRIYLYPDGLARFASAKYSEESKDLKDRYRHLTNYSINKLSDQYTANEDANSCQGHKWTISKLMEYLQERGVNSSLLWKNLQQLVIKTMISAEAPITQLCEEHMNSLYNCYELFGVDVLLDEDLKPWLLEVNISPSLHSASPLDAHVKGPLVQTLFDMAQFHLPSRITKESQETPGGFVGKIYTTGLMKTERLKHIEYEQYESRSDYLEDILTKLTGDDVRQLTRAEDEFVAKGNFERIFPTENTHKYLQFMEPRYYNRLFDAWETKYSANRKEGIKLLKSLCEKKVHLKAAPSSRLKKNLPSTIPGDVKVQQSKEVQNRPLEEILRTASITNDVTIVCAN, encoded by the exons ATGGGTGATTGCAATTTAACTTTAACGTACAGTTGTCCGAAAACTTGCAAATATTCCTATTCATCCTGGTGCCCTACCTGCGAGATACATTCACCCAGAAGGAGGTCTAGAAGTGAAACCAATGAACCTAGGATAGAGTGCCGAAAAAAATGTAAGGATATGAAAACCTTTACGCCAAGAAAATATCACAGAAGCAGAGAGTATGAAAATATGGAGTTGGAATATGATGTGAAAGATGGATGGAGTCAAACAAAAGATAACTGGTGTGAGAGCAAAGATAATAGAGTGGAATGCTGTAGGATAAGATCAAACTTGTGTGAACTGCCTACATCTTATATATCTAACAATTGCCAAAGTATGACAACAAAACTGTCTAGTGACACAAGTGACTATGTTGTCAAGTCCAAGccattatttaatgatataaatcaattaagcAGTGTTCAAAAGGAATATAAACCTATTGTGATGGATAACAAGCTCAGTCCTAATAAAATTGACGTTTTAAGGCCTCATTACAGACTGGATCAGAGATTAAGCTCGCCAAGGCATTCGGCGTTACCTAAAACTAGGACTTCCCCCTTCcacattaaaaatgaactgTTTAGGGACAATCAAAATTGTGATGATTATAAGAATTGTAGGGAATATTGTACATTAGTAGATTTGAAACACCACAACATACAAGATCGAAGTATGTGTTATGATACctcaacatattttaatacggGAGAACTAGACTCTTTCAATTTACATGACAAGTATAACACTGAAATGAACCGCCTGAAGGAAAATCTAGTAACGTTAAAAAATTCTTCTCCCAGTATAGAAAAATCTCCCAGTGATTGTAATAGATTTATTCAACAGATGCTTGAAAAGTACAGCGACATTCCCGAGCCACTGGTCGCAAAACCATATGAACTAAAAGTGAAAAAACCTAAGGAAAAGCAAATGCTTTCACCCACTGCCAAACAACGTTCCCGGATCTCATTGAAAACCAGACCTGCAGGTGCCAAATTCAGCAATGTCAAGTTGAGAAGGAACAGGCCCAAAGTATCTTCCACACCGTGCCTCACACAAGCCAACACTGaaag CGAGGGCTACCGTTCAGAGGACGACAATGAACCGGAGGCGGACCTGGACGAAGCGGACGGCGGCAGCGAAGTTTCCAACGCCGAAAGTGTCGAAGACAAAAAGGACGAATCGGAGGAGACCGAAATCAGTCTGAACGAGACCG GTTCCGGCGACGCGTGCCGCGAGTGGCCAGTAAGACAGAGCCTGTTCCCGTACATTCCGCCTTACATTAGTTTTTCCGCACACAGTGCCGAACATCCGACCAAATTTCCATTGGGCGGTCGCTTTTTCAAATGGAAGCTCACTACAATCACGCCCATATTAGTTAGGCAAACGTTAACCAATTCGGGTTTTGCTTTGGTCAAAAGTGAGTTCAGTCGAG AGTCGAATCAATGGCTCGGCACGTGGGGCAAACACATGAAATCTCCGATGTTCAGAACCCTGAAAGAAACCCAGAAAATCAACCACTTCCCGGGTACCTTCCAGTTAGGTAGAAAAGATAGGTTGTGGCGTAACTTTCAAAGACTGATCAACAAGTTTGGACATAAAGA ATTCGGATTTATTCCACACACATACGTTCTACCTCAAGAGTTGCAACTACTCAAACAAAATTGGGAGTACAAAAATGGAAGCGGCGGTGAAATGTGGATTATTAAACcg CCCGCTTCGGCACGCGGTGTCGGCATAAAAGTGATCAACAAATGGTCGCAATTACCAAAGAAAACGTCGCTGGTAGTCCAAAAGTATATCGCTAAACCATACCTTATAAACGGGAGCAAATTCGACCTAAGATTATACGTTCTGGTCACCAGTTTCCATCCactaagaatatatttatatcctGACGGTTTAGCCCGGTTCGCAAGTG cCAAATACAGCGAAGAGTCGAAAGATTTGAAAGATCGCTACAggcatttaacaaattatagtaTAAACAAATTGTCCGATCAGTATACTGCTAACGAAGACGCTAACTCATGTCAAGGCCATAAATG GACCATCTCCAAACTGATGGAATACCTACAGGAACGAGGTGTAAACAGCAGCCTCCTGTGGAAGAATCTACAACAGTTGGTGATAAAAACGATGATCTCCGCTGAAGCACCGATCACACAGCTCTGCGAGGAGCACATGAACAGCTTGTATAACTGTTACGAATTGTTCGGGGTCGACGTTTTGTTGGATGAGGATTTGAAGCCTTGGTTGCTAgag GTAAACATCTCTCCGAGTCTGCACAGTGCCTCACCGTTAGACGCACATGTAAAGGGACCACTTGTGCAAACATTGTTTGACATGGCTCAATTTCATCTACCTAGTAGAATCACAAAGGAAAGTCAGGAAACGCCGGGTGGTTTTGTTGGTAAAATTTACACGACTGGTCTAATGAAGACCGAGCGTCTGAAGCACATAGAATATGAACAGTATGAATCTAg ATCGGATTATCTAGAGGACATATTGACGAAGCTGACGGGCGACGATGTGAGACAGTTAACGAGGGCCGAGGACGAGTTCGTCGCCAAAGGAAATTTCGAAAGAATATTTCCCACTGAGAACACACACAAGTATTTACAGTTCATGGAACCGCGATACTACAACAGACTATTCGATGCCTGGGAAACGAAATACAGCGCCAACCGAAAAGAAG gCATCAAACTATTGAAGAGCTTGTGCGAGAAAAAGGTCCATCTGAAAGCGGCGCCGTCATCGCGCTTAAAAAAG AACTTGCCGAGTACGATCCCTGGCGATGTGAAGGTTCAGCAGTCCAAGGAGGTACAGAATCGTCCTCTGGAGGAGATACTGAGGACAGCCTCAATAACAAATGACGTTACAATTGTGTGTGCCAACTGA
- the LOC109600356 gene encoding tubulin monoglutamylase TTLL4 isoform X2, whose amino-acid sequence MGDCNLTLTYSCPKTCKYSYSSWCPTCEIHSPRRRSRSETNEPRIECRKKCKDMKTFTPRKYHRSREYENMELEYDVKDGWSQTKDNWCESKDNRVECCRIRSNLCELPTSYISNNCQSMTTKLSSDTSDYVVKSKPLFNDINQLSSVQKEYKPIVMDNKLSPNKIDVLRPHYRLDQRLSSPRHSALPKTRTSPFHIKNELFRDNQNCDDYKNCREYCTLVDLKHHNIQDRSMCYDTSTYFNTGELDSFNLHDKYNTEMNRLKENLVTLKNSSPSIEKSPSDCNRFIQQMLEKYSDIPEPLVAKPYELKVKKPKEKQMLSPTAKQRSRISLKTRPAGAKFSNVKLRRNRPKVSSTPCLTQANTESEGYRSEDDNEPEADLDEADGGSEVSNAESVEDKKDESEETEISLNETGSGDACREWPVRQSLFPYIPPYISFSAHSAEHPTKFPLGGRFFKWKLTTITPILVRQTLTNSGFALVKKSNQWLGTWGKHMKSPMFRTLKETQKINHFPGTFQLGRKDRLWRNFQRLINKFGHKEFGFIPHTYVLPQELQLLKQNWEYKNGSGGEMWIIKPPASARGVGIKVINKWSQLPKKTSLVVQKYIAKPYLINGSKFDLRLYVLVTSFHPLRIYLYPDGLARFASAKYSEESKDLKDRYRHLTNYSINKLSDQYTANEDANSCQGHKWTISKLMEYLQERGVNSSLLWKNLQQLVIKTMISAEAPITQLCEEHMNSLYNCYELFGVDVLLDEDLKPWLLEVNISPSLHSASPLDAHVKGPLVQTLFDMAQFHLPSRITKESQETPGGFVGKIYTTGLMKTERLKHIEYEQYESRSDYLEDILTKLTGDDVRQLTRAEDEFVAKGNFERIFPTENTHKYLQFMEPRYYNRLFDAWETKYSANRKEGIKLLKSLCEKKVHLKAAPSSRLKKNLPSTIPGDVKVQQSKEVQNRPLEEILRTASITNDVTIVCAN is encoded by the exons ATGGGTGATTGCAATTTAACTTTAACGTACAGTTGTCCGAAAACTTGCAAATATTCCTATTCATCCTGGTGCCCTACCTGCGAGATACATTCACCCAGAAGGAGGTCTAGAAGTGAAACCAATGAACCTAGGATAGAGTGCCGAAAAAAATGTAAGGATATGAAAACCTTTACGCCAAGAAAATATCACAGAAGCAGAGAGTATGAAAATATGGAGTTGGAATATGATGTGAAAGATGGATGGAGTCAAACAAAAGATAACTGGTGTGAGAGCAAAGATAATAGAGTGGAATGCTGTAGGATAAGATCAAACTTGTGTGAACTGCCTACATCTTATATATCTAACAATTGCCAAAGTATGACAACAAAACTGTCTAGTGACACAAGTGACTATGTTGTCAAGTCCAAGccattatttaatgatataaatcaattaagcAGTGTTCAAAAGGAATATAAACCTATTGTGATGGATAACAAGCTCAGTCCTAATAAAATTGACGTTTTAAGGCCTCATTACAGACTGGATCAGAGATTAAGCTCGCCAAGGCATTCGGCGTTACCTAAAACTAGGACTTCCCCCTTCcacattaaaaatgaactgTTTAGGGACAATCAAAATTGTGATGATTATAAGAATTGTAGGGAATATTGTACATTAGTAGATTTGAAACACCACAACATACAAGATCGAAGTATGTGTTATGATACctcaacatattttaatacggGAGAACTAGACTCTTTCAATTTACATGACAAGTATAACACTGAAATGAACCGCCTGAAGGAAAATCTAGTAACGTTAAAAAATTCTTCTCCCAGTATAGAAAAATCTCCCAGTGATTGTAATAGATTTATTCAACAGATGCTTGAAAAGTACAGCGACATTCCCGAGCCACTGGTCGCAAAACCATATGAACTAAAAGTGAAAAAACCTAAGGAAAAGCAAATGCTTTCACCCACTGCCAAACAACGTTCCCGGATCTCATTGAAAACCAGACCTGCAGGTGCCAAATTCAGCAATGTCAAGTTGAGAAGGAACAGGCCCAAAGTATCTTCCACACCGTGCCTCACACAAGCCAACACTGaaag CGAGGGCTACCGTTCAGAGGACGACAATGAACCGGAGGCGGACCTGGACGAAGCGGACGGCGGCAGCGAAGTTTCCAACGCCGAAAGTGTCGAAGACAAAAAGGACGAATCGGAGGAGACCGAAATCAGTCTGAACGAGACCG GTTCCGGCGACGCGTGCCGCGAGTGGCCAGTAAGACAGAGCCTGTTCCCGTACATTCCGCCTTACATTAGTTTTTCCGCACACAGTGCCGAACATCCGACCAAATTTCCATTGGGCGGTCGCTTTTTCAAATGGAAGCTCACTACAATCACGCCCATATTAGTTAGGCAAACGTTAACCAATTCGGGTTTTGCTTTGGTCAAAA AGTCGAATCAATGGCTCGGCACGTGGGGCAAACACATGAAATCTCCGATGTTCAGAACCCTGAAAGAAACCCAGAAAATCAACCACTTCCCGGGTACCTTCCAGTTAGGTAGAAAAGATAGGTTGTGGCGTAACTTTCAAAGACTGATCAACAAGTTTGGACATAAAGA ATTCGGATTTATTCCACACACATACGTTCTACCTCAAGAGTTGCAACTACTCAAACAAAATTGGGAGTACAAAAATGGAAGCGGCGGTGAAATGTGGATTATTAAACcg CCCGCTTCGGCACGCGGTGTCGGCATAAAAGTGATCAACAAATGGTCGCAATTACCAAAGAAAACGTCGCTGGTAGTCCAAAAGTATATCGCTAAACCATACCTTATAAACGGGAGCAAATTCGACCTAAGATTATACGTTCTGGTCACCAGTTTCCATCCactaagaatatatttatatcctGACGGTTTAGCCCGGTTCGCAAGTG cCAAATACAGCGAAGAGTCGAAAGATTTGAAAGATCGCTACAggcatttaacaaattatagtaTAAACAAATTGTCCGATCAGTATACTGCTAACGAAGACGCTAACTCATGTCAAGGCCATAAATG GACCATCTCCAAACTGATGGAATACCTACAGGAACGAGGTGTAAACAGCAGCCTCCTGTGGAAGAATCTACAACAGTTGGTGATAAAAACGATGATCTCCGCTGAAGCACCGATCACACAGCTCTGCGAGGAGCACATGAACAGCTTGTATAACTGTTACGAATTGTTCGGGGTCGACGTTTTGTTGGATGAGGATTTGAAGCCTTGGTTGCTAgag GTAAACATCTCTCCGAGTCTGCACAGTGCCTCACCGTTAGACGCACATGTAAAGGGACCACTTGTGCAAACATTGTTTGACATGGCTCAATTTCATCTACCTAGTAGAATCACAAAGGAAAGTCAGGAAACGCCGGGTGGTTTTGTTGGTAAAATTTACACGACTGGTCTAATGAAGACCGAGCGTCTGAAGCACATAGAATATGAACAGTATGAATCTAg ATCGGATTATCTAGAGGACATATTGACGAAGCTGACGGGCGACGATGTGAGACAGTTAACGAGGGCCGAGGACGAGTTCGTCGCCAAAGGAAATTTCGAAAGAATATTTCCCACTGAGAACACACACAAGTATTTACAGTTCATGGAACCGCGATACTACAACAGACTATTCGATGCCTGGGAAACGAAATACAGCGCCAACCGAAAAGAAG gCATCAAACTATTGAAGAGCTTGTGCGAGAAAAAGGTCCATCTGAAAGCGGCGCCGTCATCGCGCTTAAAAAAG AACTTGCCGAGTACGATCCCTGGCGATGTGAAGGTTCAGCAGTCCAAGGAGGTACAGAATCGTCCTCTGGAGGAGATACTGAGGACAGCCTCAATAACAAATGACGTTACAATTGTGTGTGCCAACTGA